In one window of uncultured Acetobacteroides sp. DNA:
- a CDS encoding arginine deiminase family protein produces the protein MEINVSSEFGTLEGVILHSPGAEVENMTPENAQRALYSDILNLSIAKKEYQQVIGVLSKVTQTFEVKDLLAKTLSSPAVKEELVRSICAAEKQYQLVDELLALSPVALSKALIEGLPLKRNNLTTFLSEDRYSLHPLFNFYFTRDASISINNKVLIGKMANKVRDREATIMEAIFNHSGEFSTSTINPYNSQDARQITIEGGDVLIAREDVLVIGNGCRTTTQGIDFILSQILQQDKKGRFHIIVQELPHTPESFIHLDMLFTLLDFNKCMVYEPIILNSNKFQTVHITVDNGTVSIRSVDSILSALRSLGIDLEPIVCGGTKDSWTQEREQWHSGANFFALGPGKVMGYARNVNTLEEMNKHGFEIIRAKDVITNHIDLSAHNRYVVAIDGSELPRGGGGARCMTMPVRRTKISW, from the coding sequence ATGGAAATAAACGTAAGCTCGGAATTTGGAACGCTCGAAGGCGTTATCCTTCACTCACCAGGTGCCGAAGTGGAAAATATGACACCCGAGAATGCCCAAAGGGCGCTCTACAGCGACATTCTCAACCTATCAATAGCCAAGAAAGAGTACCAACAAGTAATAGGGGTCTTGAGCAAAGTGACCCAAACCTTCGAGGTAAAAGACCTACTTGCCAAAACCCTATCCTCGCCTGCCGTAAAGGAGGAGCTGGTTAGAAGTATTTGCGCAGCAGAGAAGCAGTACCAGCTAGTTGACGAGCTTCTAGCTCTATCACCAGTGGCCTTAAGCAAGGCACTCATAGAAGGGTTGCCGCTTAAAAGGAATAACCTAACAACCTTTTTAAGCGAAGATCGATACTCCCTGCACCCTCTCTTCAACTTCTACTTCACCCGCGATGCCTCAATCTCGATCAACAACAAGGTGCTCATTGGTAAGATGGCCAACAAGGTTCGCGATAGGGAGGCAACCATTATGGAAGCCATTTTCAACCACTCGGGAGAATTCTCGACAAGTACCATCAACCCCTACAACTCGCAAGATGCACGCCAAATTACCATTGAAGGTGGAGATGTGCTAATTGCCCGCGAAGATGTGCTAGTTATTGGGAATGGATGCCGAACCACAACACAGGGAATTGACTTTATCCTTTCCCAAATCTTACAGCAAGACAAGAAAGGCAGATTCCATATTATTGTTCAAGAGCTACCTCACACCCCCGAGTCGTTCATCCACCTCGACATGCTATTTACCCTGCTCGACTTCAACAAGTGCATGGTATACGAGCCAATAATTCTTAACAGCAACAAATTTCAGACGGTTCATATTACTGTAGATAACGGGACTGTAAGCATCCGCTCTGTTGACAGCATCCTTTCAGCACTTCGCTCGCTGGGCATCGATTTAGAGCCGATTGTTTGTGGGGGCACAAAGGACAGCTGGACTCAAGAACGCGAGCAATGGCATAGCGGCGCTAACTTCTTTGCCCTTGGGCCTGGCAAGGTGATGGGCTATGCGCGTAACGTAAACACCTTGGAGGAAATGAACAAGCACGGCTTCGAAATAATAAGAGCCAAGGATGTTATCACCAACCATATCGACTTGAGCGCACACAACAGATATGTTGTTGCTATTGATGGCTCCGAGCTACCCCGCGGTGGCGGTGGTGCTCGATGCATGACGATGCCTGTAAGAAGAACAAAGATCAGCTGGTAA
- the sucC gene encoding ADP-forming succinate--CoA ligase subunit beta: MNLHEYQAKEILAKYGVPVPFGILASSPAEVLDAALRLKEEVNSDSCVIKAQIHAGGRGKGGGVKLAISAEQAYEIAEAMIGMQLVTHQTGVEGKKVRKVLVTENVYSSGSEPLKELYLSILLDRKVGKNSIVYSAEGGVDIEEVALKSPNLIFREIVEPVGLQDYQVRKMGFRLGLSGVSLKNFGRAILAAYNAYVGSDASLLEINPLLKAADGRIFAVDAKMAIDDNALFRNPSIAAYRDENEEDPYEVEAAACKLNFVKLDGNVGCMVNGAGLAMATMDIIKHSGGAPANFLDVGGGASAASVGAGFRIILKDPNVKAILINIFGGIVRCDRVAQGIVSACKEVGTIGIPVIVRLQGTNAIEGKRILDESGLKMRSATSLLDAANLIKSVVA, encoded by the coding sequence ATGAATTTGCACGAGTATCAGGCGAAAGAGATTTTAGCCAAGTATGGTGTTCCTGTTCCTTTTGGAATTCTTGCTTCTTCCCCCGCAGAGGTGCTAGATGCTGCTCTTCGATTAAAGGAAGAGGTAAATTCTGATAGCTGTGTTATTAAGGCTCAAATCCATGCAGGTGGTCGTGGTAAGGGCGGTGGTGTGAAGCTGGCTATATCGGCAGAGCAAGCATATGAGATTGCCGAGGCAATGATTGGCATGCAGCTGGTGACGCATCAAACCGGTGTAGAAGGCAAAAAGGTGCGTAAGGTGCTGGTGACCGAGAATGTTTACTCTTCAGGTTCGGAGCCATTGAAAGAGCTCTACCTTTCCATTCTGCTGGATCGAAAGGTTGGCAAAAATTCAATTGTGTATTCAGCAGAAGGCGGTGTTGATATCGAAGAGGTAGCCCTAAAATCTCCCAACCTTATATTTAGGGAAATTGTTGAGCCAGTAGGGCTGCAAGATTACCAAGTTAGGAAAATGGGCTTCAGGTTGGGTCTTTCTGGGGTGTCCTTGAAGAATTTTGGAAGGGCTATACTGGCCGCATATAATGCCTATGTTGGCTCTGATGCATCGCTACTCGAAATCAACCCGCTCCTAAAGGCTGCGGATGGGCGTATTTTTGCGGTTGATGCTAAAATGGCTATTGATGATAATGCCTTGTTTAGAAATCCATCTATTGCAGCATATAGGGATGAGAACGAGGAAGACCCCTACGAAGTGGAGGCTGCTGCTTGTAAGCTCAACTTCGTAAAGCTTGATGGAAATGTAGGCTGCATGGTGAATGGTGCTGGTTTGGCCATGGCAACGATGGACATCATTAAGCATTCTGGTGGCGCTCCAGCCAACTTTTTGGACGTGGGAGGCGGTGCAAGTGCAGCATCAGTAGGGGCTGGGTTCAGAATCATCCTAAAAGATCCGAACGTGAAGGCCATTCTTATAAATATCTTTGGTGGTATTGTTCGATGCGATAGGGTTGCCCAAGGTATTGTGAGTGCGTGTAAGGAGGTAGGGACGATTGGAATTCCTGTAATTGTGCGTCTTCAGGGAACGAATGCTATTGAGGGCAAAAGAATACTTGATGAATCAGGGCTCAAGATGCGATCTGCTACCTCGTTGCTAGATGCCGCAAATCTGATTAAGTCTGTCGTTGCCTGA
- a CDS encoding RNA methyltransferase has translation MRKLEVHELNRLDVEEFKRIEKHPVVIVLDNVRSQNNIGSVFRTADAFRIEKVVLTGICSTPPNKEIHKTALGAENSVEWEYFDKCTDAVESLKNAGYTIVSIEQVEGSISLEKFTIDQNAKYALVLGNEVKGVDQEVVQASDCAIEIPQEGTKHSLNVSITAGIVMWEFFRKFSF, from the coding sequence ATGAGAAAGTTAGAAGTACACGAGTTAAACAGATTAGATGTCGAAGAGTTCAAGAGGATAGAAAAACACCCTGTCGTAATTGTACTCGACAACGTTAGGAGTCAGAACAATATTGGATCTGTATTTCGCACAGCCGATGCCTTTAGAATCGAAAAGGTGGTGCTAACAGGAATATGCTCAACACCACCTAACAAGGAAATTCACAAAACAGCCTTAGGTGCCGAAAACAGTGTTGAATGGGAATACTTCGATAAATGTACCGACGCTGTTGAAAGCCTAAAAAATGCAGGCTACACCATTGTATCTATTGAGCAAGTAGAAGGTAGCATTTCTCTCGAAAAGTTCACAATCGATCAAAATGCTAAATATGCATTAGTGCTAGGCAACGAGGTTAAGGGCGTCGATCAGGAAGTTGTGCAAGCAAGCGATTGTGCTATTGAAATCCCACAAGAGGGAACAAAGCATTCGCTCAATGTCTCTATTACAGCAGGGATTGTAATGTGGGAGTTCTTTCGGAAGTTTTCGTTTTAG